In Bdellovibrionales bacterium, the following proteins share a genomic window:
- a CDS encoding zeta toxin family protein — protein MKIRKTWFVGIHISRQFSDIAGLVIFWVTLTLSLPAWGDFSHEEDSLSRNSGGSEYTGYAAQVKGDFDIASFGIPSPERQQLLDAMVGACLSGEDGSLEVGGTQRPTIYVLMGTPGSGKSTIHQALVSSGFIPNSLRTVIAADQFKPKFREYQELLLSDPAKAAVYVHRESLLAADIATYLAIRRGVSFTLDGSASHLQSQRELIRAARSSGRNYRLVLVRIRTSVDSALKREELRFQDSQRRVPAKDILDKAESIKIVFAETADDFDEVITVSNERYPRIISAIRDGRYASFVDQVGPGSSIDFTTRRGHKRDPIDLIIDIDWTLAYLLPSSGHSTLDAGTFRFSKTFFRFSDYAAQVIFRLARDSRFRISFFSGGSTDRIEHMLRQLEILPGLSAFDVAFQILTKHNLTNVSTDSSLPFSSRFKKDLRSVMKNINLERAILIDDIKDFGSEDQRRNMLWIDHAMGYFKDLAQISQARAEGVDSRYVPREVDGDGGLLDWQRERQKLLYSLGVILEAARLSETQGRTPVQMLNELIRDKNGNFISREDPRQNRFYEIGRLAILDGDSPVRRERAVLHFEPSGKRSDQNNCRRLVLVGGS, from the coding sequence TTGAAGATTAGAAAAACTTGGTTTGTTGGCATTCATATTTCAAGGCAATTTTCAGACATAGCTGGTTTGGTTATATTCTGGGTGACTCTCACTTTGAGTCTACCTGCATGGGGTGATTTTTCTCATGAAGAAGACAGCCTCAGCCGGAACAGCGGGGGCTCAGAATACACCGGTTACGCCGCTCAAGTTAAAGGTGATTTTGATATTGCGAGTTTTGGCATTCCCTCTCCTGAGCGTCAGCAGCTATTGGATGCGATGGTTGGAGCTTGTCTTTCAGGAGAAGATGGTTCGCTAGAGGTTGGTGGCACACAGAGGCCCACAATTTACGTTCTGATGGGGACACCCGGCAGTGGCAAATCGACAATACATCAAGCGCTGGTCAGCAGTGGCTTTATTCCAAATAGCCTAAGAACGGTCATTGCCGCAGATCAATTCAAACCAAAGTTTCGGGAGTATCAGGAACTGCTGCTCTCTGATCCGGCAAAGGCGGCCGTGTATGTGCATCGCGAATCTCTGTTAGCAGCTGACATTGCAACTTATTTGGCGATTCGAAGGGGAGTTTCCTTTACTTTGGATGGGTCGGCCTCCCATTTGCAGTCTCAGCGCGAGTTGATAAGGGCAGCCAGATCCAGCGGAAGAAATTATCGGTTGGTTTTGGTCAGGATTCGGACTTCTGTTGATTCTGCACTGAAGCGTGAGGAGTTGAGATTTCAAGACAGCCAGCGAAGAGTACCCGCAAAAGATATTTTGGATAAAGCAGAGTCCATCAAGATTGTTTTCGCCGAAACTGCTGATGATTTCGACGAGGTCATCACAGTCAGCAATGAGAGATATCCAAGGATCATTTCAGCCATCAGAGATGGGAGGTATGCTAGCTTTGTTGATCAAGTGGGTCCTGGCAGCTCAATTGACTTTACGACGAGGCGAGGGCATAAGCGTGATCCAATTGATTTAATCATCGATATTGATTGGACTTTGGCTTATTTATTGCCGTCGTCGGGTCATTCGACCCTTGATGCGGGAACCTTTCGTTTTTCAAAAACCTTTTTTCGATTTTCAGATTACGCCGCCCAAGTTATTTTTCGCTTAGCGAGAGACTCAAGATTTCGCATTTCATTTTTTAGTGGCGGTTCAACCGATAGAATTGAACATATGTTACGTCAGTTGGAAATATTGCCTGGCTTAAGTGCTTTTGATGTCGCATTTCAAATTTTGACGAAACACAATCTCACAAATGTCAGCACTGATTCGAGTCTTCCTTTTTCTTCAAGGTTCAAGAAAGATTTAAGGAGTGTCATGAAGAACATCAATTTGGAAAGAGCCATTTTGATTGACGATATCAAAGATTTTGGTTCGGAGGATCAGCGCAGAAACATGCTGTGGATTGATCACGCCATGGGGTATTTCAAAGATTTGGCTCAAATCAGCCAGGCACGAGCTGAAGGCGTGGATTCTCGATACGTTCCGCGTGAGGTAGATGGCGATGGTGGGTTGCTTGATTGGCAAAGAGAGAGGCAGAAGCTTCTGTATTCCCTCGGAGTTATTCTTGAAGCAGCCCGTTTGTCAGAAACGCAAGGGCGAACTCCCGTTCAGATGCTAAATGAACTGATAAGAGATAAGAACGGGAACTTCATTTCGCGAGAGGATCCTCGTCAAAATAGATTTTATGAGATCGGACGTTTGGCTATTTTAGATGGCGATTCCCCTGTGAGAAGGGAAAGAGCTGTCCTCCATTTTGAACCTTCAGGAAAGAGAAGCGACCAAAATAATTGTCGCCGCCTTGTTCTTGTGGGTGGCTCGTAA
- a CDS encoding response regulator has product MEKPSLNSIKTVSKVKCALVVDDEPMLREILSDLLKERGYTVLEAENGQEALSIFADHKEISVVFSDIRMPVMDGVTLFSHLKKGSPHLPFILMTGYSDIMDLESAYQMGVTEFLTKPYSSDDVNSSIDLVEHMQAGRSSSSDGSVDGDHEYCRVFIDEFVSGSKALSDVFLKVGANKYIRVGRKESPISLERVNNYKSKGLQYLFLRKQDFAAYVGMNLALSKAISRQNVPKHKKLKVLNHTLKTLVQDVHINGIDKEKFEDAKGLMEATLNLVFEQEELFSLFDMIKGHSVSAYTHSLAVSMYAVAVCNQWGWRSTMVLNKVSLAGLFHDIGLKEMPEDLIQKYRVQMTMEELKLYQTHPTRGAALLLQTSGIPEDVVAVALQHHENMLGTGYPHSLNRSRIHPLAKIIGTVDRFIELLAIGKRSEVGDPSLVLNQMHTVMKDEVDLQTLKALMEIFSVPIPKDMRGLSSRSMITN; this is encoded by the coding sequence TTGGAAAAGCCGAGTCTGAACTCTATCAAGACTGTTTCAAAAGTAAAATGTGCTCTTGTTGTAGATGACGAGCCCATGCTGAGGGAAATTCTATCAGATCTTTTGAAGGAACGCGGCTACACGGTTCTTGAGGCCGAGAATGGTCAAGAGGCTCTATCCATTTTCGCCGACCATAAGGAAATCTCTGTCGTGTTTTCTGATATTCGCATGCCTGTTATGGACGGAGTGACTTTGTTTAGTCATCTGAAAAAAGGATCACCTCATCTCCCATTTATTTTAATGACAGGTTATTCAGACATTATGGACTTGGAATCGGCCTACCAAATGGGTGTGACGGAATTCCTAACTAAGCCCTATTCGAGCGATGATGTTAACTCCAGTATCGATCTTGTTGAACACATGCAGGCCGGGCGCTCTTCGTCCTCTGATGGCTCGGTGGATGGAGATCACGAATATTGTCGTGTTTTTATCGATGAGTTTGTTTCTGGTTCTAAGGCTCTTTCTGATGTCTTTCTAAAGGTCGGGGCTAACAAATATATTCGTGTGGGAAGAAAGGAAAGTCCAATTTCTCTTGAACGAGTGAATAACTATAAGAGTAAGGGCTTGCAATATCTGTTTCTCAGAAAGCAAGATTTTGCCGCCTATGTGGGAATGAACTTGGCTCTTTCAAAGGCCATTAGCAGGCAGAATGTGCCCAAGCACAAAAAGCTAAAAGTTCTTAATCATACATTGAAAACCTTAGTTCAAGACGTACATATAAATGGAATAGACAAGGAAAAATTTGAAGATGCCAAGGGCCTGATGGAAGCAACTTTAAATTTAGTTTTTGAACAGGAAGAGCTATTTAGCCTCTTTGATATGATCAAGGGACACAGTGTTTCAGCTTATACCCATAGTTTGGCTGTCAGTATGTATGCTGTCGCCGTTTGCAATCAATGGGGTTGGCGTTCGACGATGGTTTTGAACAAGGTCTCTTTAGCTGGGCTCTTTCATGATATTGGATTGAAAGAAATGCCCGAAGACTTGATTCAGAAATATCGAGTCCAAATGACGATGGAGGAACTTAAGCTTTATCAAACGCATCCAACACGAGGAGCTGCACTTTTACTGCAGACGTCAGGAATTCCCGAGGATGTTGTCGCGGTAGCTCTTCAACACCATGAGAATATGTTGGGGACCGGCTATCCGCATTCTCTTAACAGAAGTCGGATTCATCCTCTGGCTAAAATTATTGGGACTGTTGATCGCTTTATTGAGCTCCTGGCAATAGGTAAAAGGAGTGAAGTGGGAGATCCCAGCCTTGTCTTGAACCAGATGCACACCGTGATGAAAGACGAAGTTGATCTTCAAACTCTGAAAGCACTCATGGAGATTTTTTCAGTTCCAATTCCTAAGGATATGCGGGGCCTCTCTTCTCGATCTATGATAACAAACTAG
- a CDS encoding U32 family peptidase C-terminal domain-containing protein has protein sequence MPAGDIQKLKYAFFYGADAVYLGVPKYSLRARENEINLEGLKEGIDFAHNLGKKVYVTANIFSRNRKLKPFLPQLADWLSVKPDALIMSDPGLMMLVREKYPDTPIHLSVQANCMNWQSALFWKKSLNVERVILSRELSLEEITEIKYRVPDLELEAFVHGAICIAYSGRCLMSSYMSYRDANQGVCDNSCREKYKIQVEDLRTPGEFYSLEENDEGTYLFNAKDLCLIEHLRDLIDAGVSSFKVEGRTKSVNYVSQVARAYRQAIDDALAGLDFNPELRQELEKISNRGYHDGFLMKEPSSGGQNYLTSRTSTQTFAGLVKGPLNSDGFLPIEVRGTFKVGQTLEVLGPRMKSKIFEVKKILSPKNKEVETAHSGSGDYWVSGGDVTIENGILSLIK, from the coding sequence ATGCCGGCTGGTGATATCCAGAAACTCAAATACGCCTTTTTTTATGGAGCGGACGCGGTCTATCTCGGCGTCCCCAAGTATTCCTTGAGAGCGAGAGAAAATGAAATAAATCTTGAGGGTCTCAAAGAGGGCATAGACTTTGCTCATAATCTTGGAAAGAAAGTGTACGTTACGGCCAATATCTTTTCTCGAAATCGAAAATTGAAGCCATTTTTGCCTCAGTTGGCAGATTGGCTTTCGGTCAAGCCAGACGCCCTTATCATGAGTGACCCGGGCTTGATGATGCTGGTTCGGGAGAAATATCCCGACACACCCATTCATCTTTCGGTTCAAGCCAATTGCATGAATTGGCAGAGTGCTTTGTTTTGGAAGAAGAGCCTCAATGTCGAGAGAGTCATATTGAGTCGAGAATTATCACTGGAAGAAATCACAGAAATTAAATACAGAGTTCCTGATTTAGAGTTGGAGGCCTTTGTTCATGGGGCTATCTGCATAGCCTATTCGGGCCGCTGTTTGATGTCGAGCTATATGAGCTATCGGGATGCAAACCAAGGCGTGTGTGATAATTCTTGTCGGGAAAAATACAAGATTCAAGTCGAAGATCTCCGTACTCCGGGAGAATTCTACTCCCTCGAAGAGAATGACGAAGGCACCTATCTTTTTAATGCGAAGGATCTTTGCTTGATTGAACATCTTCGCGACCTGATCGATGCGGGAGTTTCCTCGTTTAAGGTTGAAGGTAGAACTAAGTCTGTGAACTATGTTTCGCAAGTGGCGAGGGCCTATCGGCAGGCGATTGATGACGCTCTTGCGGGACTGGATTTTAACCCAGAACTTCGGCAGGAATTAGAGAAAATTTCAAACCGTGGTTACCACGATGGGTTCCTTATGAAGGAGCCTTCGTCTGGGGGTCAAAATTATTTGACGTCGAGAACTTCTACCCAGACATTTGCCGGGCTGGTGAAGGGACCATTAAATAGTGATGGTTTTTTGCCAATTGAGGTCCGAGGTACCTTTAAGGTGGGACAAACTTTGGAGGTGTTGGGGCCTCGAATGAAAAGTAAGATATTTGAGGTAAAGAAGATCTTGTCTCCTAAAAATAAAGAGGTTGAAACGGCTCACTCAGGATCAGGTGATTACTGGGTATCAGGCGGTGATGTGACCATCGAAAATGGAATCCTTAGTTTGATAAAGTAG
- a CDS encoding DUF1552 domain-containing protein, whose protein sequence is MKEISRRLVLKGMGIQLILPLLHNLAPLSALAASPSKRKNFIGVFFPNGTYISPGLPNGAWHWDSADGVLYPLKEGGDAVHQNVMILRNLYNGQPSRDPHWQNCAGFLSGNLIRLELTQPRCGKSIDQLIADGKNTPFRSVEIGGPYYHEHLLGDHPNYPHTYMNRISWRTDELPLTPHTDPYELFRYLFASGQQGARSLAYLTSRKKSVLDLALNELKSVSNKTSSEGRQALEAYATGLREIENGIQSGPPVCTPPAAPTLDYSNRNVNYVDRVQQFQKMLVFALKCELTNVGTIMYAPAVSGEINYSGDIGPGIEHHSCAHHGGNASSLERLKTMNRMHIGLLKNLLNLLKANSLLDNTLVLYGTDMNDGNVHATDNIPTLLCGGGSDLKFGQVINLPRTPYPSLLLSGLSLFDIQKASFGEENVLSTSNINNYIAT, encoded by the coding sequence ATGAAAGAAATTTCTCGGCGCCTCGTTTTAAAAGGAATGGGCATTCAACTCATACTTCCGCTTCTTCATAATTTAGCTCCCCTCTCTGCCCTTGCGGCTTCTCCAAGCAAAAGGAAAAACTTTATTGGAGTCTTTTTCCCAAACGGAACTTATATTTCGCCGGGATTACCTAATGGGGCTTGGCACTGGGATTCTGCCGATGGCGTTTTGTACCCTCTTAAAGAAGGGGGGGATGCTGTCCATCAGAACGTTATGATTCTTAGAAACCTCTATAACGGACAGCCGAGCAGAGATCCTCATTGGCAAAATTGTGCGGGCTTTCTTTCGGGAAATCTCATTCGACTCGAGCTCACGCAGCCACGCTGTGGAAAGAGTATTGATCAGCTTATAGCCGACGGAAAGAACACGCCATTTCGATCAGTCGAAATTGGAGGCCCCTACTACCATGAACATCTCCTTGGAGATCACCCAAACTATCCACATACCTATATGAATCGAATTTCTTGGCGAACAGATGAGCTTCCTTTGACCCCTCACACTGATCCTTATGAGCTTTTTAGGTACCTCTTTGCATCGGGACAACAGGGGGCAAGGTCCTTGGCCTATTTGACTTCAAGAAAGAAGAGCGTGTTAGATCTGGCACTGAATGAGCTAAAATCAGTGTCAAATAAGACTTCCTCAGAGGGCCGGCAGGCATTAGAAGCTTACGCGACGGGCTTGAGAGAAATTGAAAACGGAATACAAAGCGGGCCACCGGTTTGTACGCCACCAGCCGCTCCGACACTGGACTATTCAAATCGAAACGTCAATTACGTAGATCGCGTTCAACAATTTCAAAAAATGTTAGTTTTTGCTTTAAAATGTGAGCTCACAAATGTTGGTACGATCATGTACGCACCAGCCGTTTCGGGCGAGATTAACTACAGCGGCGATATAGGTCCGGGAATTGAACATCATAGCTGCGCTCATCATGGCGGCAACGCCTCATCTCTCGAGCGATTGAAGACCATGAATCGAATGCATATAGGATTACTTAAAAATTTACTCAACCTTTTGAAAGCTAATAGTCTTTTGGATAATACATTAGTTCTTTATGGCACGGACATGAACGATGGTAATGTTCATGCCACTGATAATATTCCCACTCTCTTGTGCGGAGGCGGATCCGATCTCAAGTTTGGCCAGGTGATTAATCTTCCACGCACACCTTATCCAAGTTTGCTCTTATCAGGTCTGAGTCTTTTTGATATTCAAAAGGCTTCGTTTGGTGAGGAAAATGTTCTCTCGACCAGCAATATCAATAATTACATTGCCACCTAA
- a CDS encoding DUF1588 domain-containing protein: MRTLKKLNKSLRFGIFLFAAIGVVFVYQSCGKFGSRESSFVQGPNININNFCPERKAMLPRLTPYEYGQIVNDLMGGDFDSSILRALPTFPTLYGFDRLANPPFDRASAEAYINVAESLAAQLTRDQSTLAGCNMKIPFYEKTWDNCALPVVLKAGRALYRRPLRASEVADFKAFFLDSLALGHQRIRTSVSAIQGFLDSVGNRPTGTFGQAGVYASGWAYDPDWPERSVQVKIYVKNQGAGGVGTYLGSALANFPRPDVNAALGIDGDHGFLFPIPVAYLNGASFEVTTLSYGTATDQPLNNSPKLLSIASNLSGSLATGELDQPFKDALSATLVSLAASPNFLFKMEYYPGGFEENEENFRKASILSLLTGSTFPDIELADKAEKGSLDLAELKVQAARLLNKYSDRFAESFGGYWIGYKNNLSKDRNSLEFSMGEEGRLVFKEILLQNSPISSILKPGYTYANSILGAHYGLAGGASATNFLKVSSAERGGMLNQAHFLMRTANSVQTNPIKRGTWVLDKVLCRSLPALDAATFEEIANVQNKIDPNASLVERMEIHRTYGSRCAACHFQIDPLGLGLEKWDMAGQFRSNYSNGKPVLSGLDFEGHKVDSPSELADAMSSSKDFRNCVRIKLAAYVQGIDPTQGSSCGRQIASDIPLKELAVDTIVDTIQEKK, from the coding sequence GTGCGAACCCTGAAGAAGTTAAATAAAAGTCTGAGATTTGGTATTTTTCTTTTTGCGGCCATTGGCGTGGTGTTCGTCTACCAAAGTTGCGGAAAGTTTGGTTCTCGAGAAAGTTCCTTTGTGCAAGGGCCAAACATAAACATTAACAATTTCTGCCCCGAGCGAAAGGCGATGTTGCCTCGTCTGACTCCTTATGAATACGGTCAGATTGTGAATGACTTGATGGGTGGCGATTTTGACTCTTCTATTCTCCGTGCGTTGCCGACCTTTCCGACTTTGTATGGTTTTGATCGTCTGGCGAATCCCCCTTTTGACAGGGCTTCAGCTGAAGCTTACATCAACGTTGCGGAGTCTTTGGCCGCTCAATTGACTAGAGATCAGAGTACGCTCGCCGGTTGCAACATGAAAATTCCCTTCTATGAGAAAACTTGGGACAACTGTGCTTTGCCCGTTGTTTTGAAGGCTGGTCGAGCACTCTACCGCAGACCATTGAGGGCGAGTGAGGTGGCTGATTTCAAAGCATTCTTTTTAGATTCTTTAGCTCTTGGTCACCAGAGAATTCGAACTTCAGTGTCCGCAATTCAAGGGTTCTTGGATAGTGTGGGCAATCGACCAACGGGGACATTTGGCCAGGCTGGAGTGTATGCATCGGGGTGGGCCTACGATCCTGACTGGCCAGAGAGGTCAGTTCAAGTGAAAATCTATGTGAAAAATCAAGGAGCAGGGGGGGTGGGAACATATCTGGGTTCGGCGCTAGCCAATTTCCCTCGCCCTGACGTAAATGCAGCCCTTGGGATTGATGGCGATCATGGGTTTCTGTTTCCCATTCCAGTTGCTTATCTTAACGGGGCAAGTTTCGAAGTGACAACTCTTAGTTACGGAACAGCGACGGACCAACCGCTCAACAATAGCCCAAAGCTGCTGAGTATAGCTTCAAATCTTTCGGGATCATTGGCAACGGGCGAGTTAGATCAACCATTCAAGGATGCTCTCAGCGCCACTTTGGTGTCATTGGCCGCTTCGCCCAATTTTCTATTTAAAATGGAATACTATCCGGGTGGTTTTGAGGAAAATGAAGAAAATTTTCGCAAAGCTTCCATTTTGTCTTTGTTAACTGGTTCGACCTTTCCAGATATTGAATTAGCGGACAAAGCTGAGAAGGGAAGCCTCGATTTGGCCGAATTGAAAGTGCAAGCAGCACGCCTATTAAACAAATATTCTGACCGATTTGCTGAGAGTTTTGGGGGTTACTGGATTGGCTACAAAAATAATCTGTCGAAAGATCGAAATTCACTTGAATTTTCTATGGGAGAAGAAGGTCGATTGGTGTTTAAAGAGATACTTTTGCAAAATAGCCCCATCTCTTCAATTTTAAAACCAGGATACACTTACGCAAACAGCATTCTTGGTGCGCACTACGGTCTCGCGGGCGGAGCCAGCGCCACAAACTTTCTTAAAGTGAGCTCCGCCGAGCGGGGCGGAATGCTCAATCAGGCTCATTTCTTGATGAGAACGGCAAACTCCGTGCAGACAAACCCGATAAAAAGAGGAACTTGGGTTCTCGATAAAGTTCTTTGTCGCAGTCTTCCCGCTCTTGATGCAGCAACTTTTGAGGAGATAGCTAATGTTCAGAATAAAATTGATCCAAATGCGTCTCTTGTTGAGCGCATGGAGATCCATCGGACTTACGGAAGTCGGTGCGCAGCTTGCCATTTTCAAATAGATCCTCTTGGGCTGGGCCTAGAGAAGTGGGACATGGCAGGTCAGTTTCGCAGCAATTATTCCAATGGCAAGCCAGTTCTGTCAGGCCTTGATTTTGAAGGCCACAAGGTCGACAGCCCGAGTGAGCTTGCCGATGCAATGTCAAGTTCCAAAGATTTTCGCAATTGCGTGCGCATCAAGCTCGCTGCCTATGTGCAAGGTATTGATCCAACGCAGGGATCTTCTTGTGGAAGACAAATTGCCTCAGATATTCCTTTAAAGGAATTAGCTGTCGATACCATTGTCGACACCATACAGGAAAAAAAATAA
- a CDS encoding MOSC domain-containing protein yields the protein MKYKVLSLHRGQPNFLNHRPEIFTGINKAEVDLLTVFFDRIEGDGVANRIHHGGSKRVIHHFPREHYEFFRETYNGKEFSEGSMGENLSTRGVGESDVCIGDIYEIGKVRLALTEPRKPCATIDHQFGVKGLARLTQEKSKTGWFYKVLREGLIRRGQKLILLERPFPQLTVESCIQALLVTFDKNILGLISSNPVISESWRRPAQDYLITGIRPDDRKRLGD from the coding sequence ATGAAATACAAAGTCTTGAGTCTGCACAGGGGGCAGCCGAATTTTTTGAATCACAGGCCAGAGATCTTTACTGGGATCAATAAGGCAGAAGTAGACTTATTAACAGTTTTTTTTGATCGTATAGAAGGTGATGGGGTCGCAAACCGGATTCATCATGGTGGAAGCAAAAGAGTGATTCACCACTTTCCGAGAGAACACTATGAGTTCTTTAGGGAAACATATAACGGCAAGGAATTTAGCGAAGGATCTATGGGAGAAAATCTATCCACCCGAGGAGTGGGCGAATCAGATGTCTGCATTGGTGATATCTATGAAATCGGAAAAGTCCGGCTCGCACTCACAGAGCCACGAAAGCCCTGTGCGACGATAGATCATCAATTTGGAGTCAAGGGGTTGGCTCGACTGACCCAAGAGAAATCAAAGACGGGTTGGTTTTATAAGGTATTGAGGGAGGGTTTAATCAGAAGAGGACAGAAACTGATTCTATTGGAGAGGCCATTTCCTCAATTGACAGTTGAGAGCTGTATTCAAGCCCTCTTGGTAACATTTGATAAGAATATTCTTGGTTTGATTTCAAGTAATCCTGTTATATCTGAGTCCTGGCGGAGACCAGCTCAAGATTACTTAATAACTGGCATCAGACCTGATGACAGGAAGAGATTGGGAGACTAA
- a CDS encoding alkylphosphonate utilization protein translates to MKNQLECPQCKSENIYQDGNLWVCPECSHEWSSFVASNEPNNEESALQLTKDANGHVLNSGDSVIIVKDLKIKGSSSVLKAGTKVKNIRIIDAVDDHDIACKIDGFGALNLKSSVVKKI, encoded by the coding sequence ATGAAAAATCAATTGGAATGCCCTCAGTGTAAATCAGAAAACATCTACCAGGACGGCAATCTTTGGGTTTGCCCAGAGTGCTCTCATGAGTGGAGTTCCTTTGTAGCTTCAAATGAACCAAATAACGAAGAGTCTGCTTTGCAATTGACCAAGGACGCCAATGGGCATGTTTTAAATTCGGGAGACTCTGTCATTATCGTTAAAGATCTAAAGATCAAGGGATCATCTTCTGTCTTAAAGGCAGGCACAAAAGTAAAAAATATTCGAATTATCGATGCAGTCGACGACCACGACATTGCCTGTAAAATTGATGGATTCGGGGCACTCAATTTAAAATCTTCGGTCGTAAAAAAGATTTAG
- a CDS encoding aldo/keto reductase yields MMDHKAYKLDLIYGKHLIFVFFLFSTCLPFTSQARMEYQSLGNPSGAQLRISRLIMGTDHLGKIPHDQAVAVLNEAVAQGINMFDTAPIYVNSIEDQLGRWLKAQNRDDLYVITKGGFPFDIGPGSYESRLKGSKDRIVSNVKEEIEGSFQRLNGHISIYLMHRDDLDFLNYNKINRPFTPARNILEALSHPDIKSKFMMLGLSNWLPERIEEARNAAHENAQLVMPVVSSPYFSILEMSSVTIHSGGVQVYHREMMDPEFQKGIKMMTYSPLGGFSIFSKTWAEAKAHARDLRDQGDRYWGHVYESLFHASNEARFRRVNEFTDGFNLLHKSNYTPDQVANAYVLAHPRADFLIIGPRTLDQLKRTVSALELSKMLTQDDLDFLYDNSKTPEFRK; encoded by the coding sequence ATGATGGATCACAAAGCTTATAAACTGGATTTGATTTATGGTAAGCATTTAATTTTTGTTTTTTTTCTTTTTAGTACGTGTTTGCCTTTTACTAGTCAGGCAAGGATGGAGTACCAAAGCTTAGGGAATCCATCGGGTGCTCAACTAAGAATTTCTCGTTTGATTATGGGAACAGATCATTTGGGAAAAATTCCCCATGATCAAGCAGTGGCTGTGTTAAATGAAGCCGTTGCTCAAGGTATCAACATGTTTGATACGGCACCCATTTACGTTAACTCAATAGAGGACCAACTCGGACGATGGCTTAAAGCGCAAAATAGGGATGATCTTTACGTCATTACAAAGGGAGGATTTCCTTTTGATATTGGGCCGGGAAGTTATGAGAGCCGCCTAAAAGGAAGTAAGGACCGAATCGTATCGAATGTGAAAGAAGAAATTGAGGGGTCCTTCCAGCGTTTAAATGGTCATATTTCCATTTACCTCATGCACCGAGACGACTTGGATTTTTTGAATTACAACAAAATCAATCGACCATTTACTCCAGCACGAAATATCTTGGAGGCTCTCAGTCACCCTGACATCAAAAGTAAGTTTATGATGTTGGGACTTTCCAATTGGTTACCGGAAAGAATTGAGGAGGCTCGAAATGCGGCACACGAGAACGCCCAGTTAGTCATGCCTGTTGTCAGCAGTCCCTATTTTTCAATACTGGAGATGAGCTCAGTCACGATCCATTCGGGAGGAGTTCAGGTTTATCATCGAGAGATGATGGATCCGGAGTTTCAAAAGGGAATCAAAATGATGACCTATTCTCCGCTGGGCGGATTTTCAATTTTCTCTAAAACCTGGGCAGAAGCCAAGGCTCACGCGCGAGACTTGAGAGATCAGGGAGATCGATACTGGGGCCATGTCTATGAGTCTCTATTTCACGCCTCCAATGAAGCCAGGTTTCGGCGGGTGAATGAATTCACCGATGGTTTTAACCTCCTACACAAGTCAAACTACACGCCCGACCAGGTGGCCAACGCCTATGTGCTCGCGCACCCAAGGGCCGACTTTTTAATCATCGGCCCCCGAACCTTGGACCAGCTCAAACGGACAGTTTCAGCTCTAGAACTTTCTAAAATGCTGACTCAAGATGATTTGGATTTTCTTTATGATAATTCTAAAACTCCGGAATTTCGAAAGTAA